One genomic region from Streptomyces sp. NBC_00582 encodes:
- a CDS encoding TetR/AcrR family transcriptional regulator has translation MNLGARSSDDPAAPPLRSDAERNRARIVAAARMVFRRDGLNASMSSVAREAGVGIATLFRRFPTKEELVAAVFADRMDAYVDAVGVALDDPDPWRGLAGFIETVCAMQAADYGFADVLTMTFPSAKALEERRDQAYGGVVQLIGRAKAAGRLREDFSTEDLVLMHMVTAGVVNATGDAAPDAWKRVVALMLQSFEAPARGPLPDPPEPRALYKAMLRASQACSASAEPERKD, from the coding sequence ATGAACCTTGGCGCCCGATCCAGCGATGACCCTGCCGCACCGCCTCTGCGCAGCGATGCCGAGCGCAACCGCGCGCGGATCGTCGCCGCCGCTCGCATGGTGTTCAGGCGTGACGGCCTGAATGCCTCCATGTCTTCCGTGGCCCGCGAGGCGGGTGTGGGCATCGCCACTCTGTTCCGCCGATTCCCGACGAAGGAGGAGCTGGTCGCCGCGGTCTTCGCCGACCGTATGGACGCCTACGTCGACGCGGTCGGCGTCGCCCTCGACGACCCCGATCCCTGGCGGGGTCTCGCGGGGTTCATCGAAACCGTCTGCGCGATGCAGGCCGCCGATTACGGCTTCGCCGACGTGCTGACCATGACCTTCCCCTCAGCCAAGGCTCTGGAGGAGCGCCGAGACCAGGCGTACGGGGGAGTCGTCCAGCTCATCGGCCGCGCCAAGGCCGCCGGACGTCTGCGTGAGGACTTCAGCACCGAGGACCTGGTGCTGATGCACATGGTCACTGCCGGTGTCGTCAACGCCACCGGCGACGCCGCTCCCGACGCCTGGAAACGCGTCGTCGCTCTGATGCTCCAGTCCTTCGAGGCCCCCGCCCGCGGCCCCCTGCCCGACCCGCCCGAGCCCCGCGCGCTCTACAAAGCCATGCTCCGTGCCAGTCAGGCGTGCTCCGCCTCGGCGGAACCAGAGAGGAAGGACTGA
- a CDS encoding alcohol dehydrogenase catalytic domain-containing protein, with product MRAVTLAQVPGSPEVTEAEVPRPEAGEVLVKVAASLVNGFDLGTVAGYLQGMREHRFPLIPGKDFAGTVEAVAEGFAVGDAAFGVVTKAHLGTGSMAQYVADVTAQVRAIAPDGVDAVLHLAGDLAELTALTRDGGAVASALTVPEASEDRKLQTALIRSNPTADTLSALAGQVAAGALTVPVNSEFDLERAPEAFAAFGAGTLGKIAITVA from the coding sequence ATGCGCGCTGTGACATTGGCGCAGGTACCCGGCAGCCCCGAGGTGACCGAGGCGGAAGTGCCCCGCCCGGAGGCCGGTGAGGTGCTGGTGAAGGTGGCCGCCTCCTTGGTGAACGGGTTCGATCTGGGCACGGTGGCCGGATACCTGCAGGGCATGAGGGAGCACCGCTTCCCGCTGATCCCCGGCAAGGACTTCGCCGGCACCGTCGAGGCGGTCGCTGAGGGTTTCGCGGTCGGCGACGCAGCGTTCGGCGTGGTCACCAAGGCGCACCTGGGCACCGGTTCGATGGCGCAGTACGTCGCCGACGTGACCGCGCAGGTCCGGGCGATCGCCCCCGACGGCGTGGACGCGGTGCTGCACCTCGCCGGCGACCTCGCCGAGCTCACCGCGCTCACCCGCGACGGCGGCGCCGTCGCCTCCGCCCTCACCGTCCCCGAGGCCTCGGAGGACCGCAAACTACAGACCGCCCTGATCCGGTCCAACCCGACCGCCGACACCCTGTCCGCCCTCGCCGGGCAGGTCGCCGCCGGCGCCCTCACGGTGCCGGTGAACTCCGAGTTCGACCTGGAGCGTGCCCCCGAGGCGTTCGCCGCGTTCGGCGCCGGCACCCTCGGCAAGATCGCCATCACCGTCGCCTGA
- a CDS encoding SDR family NAD(P)-dependent oxidoreductase, whose amino-acid sequence MPSIAIVGAGPGMGLAIARTFGSQGYDVALIARNRDKLDDLVSRLTAEGITAAAFPADVLDHDALTQALKDAATRFGGIDVLEHSPAPSFGSMTLTSPSHTSPSDVQGLIDLLLYSAITATQAVLPAMREAGAGTLLFTNGAGSVDPNPMLGNANAAQAALRNWVLNLHKELAGTGIQAAHVAIGVWIGAGSPPGVPTAEAEDIAPLYWDLHTQRDEAERVFTV is encoded by the coding sequence ATGCCCAGCATCGCCATCGTCGGAGCCGGCCCCGGAATGGGCCTCGCCATCGCCCGCACCTTCGGCTCCCAGGGCTACGACGTCGCTCTCATCGCCCGCAACCGCGACAAGCTCGACGACCTCGTCAGCCGGCTCACCGCCGAGGGCATCACCGCCGCCGCGTTCCCGGCGGACGTGCTCGACCACGACGCGCTGACCCAGGCCCTCAAGGACGCCGCCACCCGCTTCGGCGGCATCGACGTCCTGGAGCACTCCCCCGCTCCGAGCTTCGGCTCCATGACCCTCACCTCCCCGTCCCACACCAGCCCCTCCGATGTACAGGGACTGATCGACCTCCTGCTCTACAGCGCCATCACCGCCACCCAGGCCGTCCTGCCCGCGATGCGTGAGGCCGGCGCGGGCACCCTGCTCTTCACCAACGGCGCCGGCTCGGTCGACCCGAACCCGATGCTCGGCAACGCCAACGCCGCCCAGGCGGCGCTGCGCAACTGGGTGCTCAACCTGCACAAGGAACTGGCCGGCACCGGTATCCAGGCCGCGCACGTCGCCATCGGCGTGTGGATCGGCGCGGGCAGCCCTCCCGGAGTCCCGACCGCCGAGGCCGAGGACATCGCCCCTCTCTACTGGGACCTGCACACCCAACGCGACGAAGCCGAGCGCGTCTTCACCGTCTGA
- a CDS encoding SDR family NAD(P)-dependent oxidoreductase has product MPSIAIVGAGPGMGLAIARTFGSQGYDVALIARNRDKLDDLVGRLTAEGITAAAFPADVLDHDALTQALKDAATRFGGIDVLEHSPSPGNGSISSMTLTSPSQTSPSDVQGWIDFLLYSAITATQAVLPAMREAGAGTLLFTNGAGSVDPIPMLGNVNPAQAALRNWVLNLHKELAGTGIQAAHVAIGVWIGAGGPPEIPTAEAEDIAPLYWDLHTQRDEAERVFTV; this is encoded by the coding sequence GTGCCCAGCATCGCCATCGTCGGAGCCGGCCCCGGAATGGGCCTCGCCATCGCCCGCACCTTCGGCTCCCAGGGCTACGACGTCGCTCTCATCGCCCGCAACCGCGACAAGCTCGACGACCTCGTCGGCCGGCTCACCGCCGAGGGCATCACCGCCGCCGCGTTCCCGGCGGACGTGCTCGACCACGACGCGCTGACCCAGGCCCTCAAGGACGCCGCCACCCGCTTCGGCGGCATCGACGTGCTGGAGCACTCCCCCTCTCCGGGCAACGGCTCCATAAGCTCCATGACCCTCACCTCCCCGTCCCAGACCAGCCCTTCCGATGTACAGGGATGGATCGACTTCCTGCTCTACAGCGCCATCACCGCCACCCAGGCCGTCCTGCCCGCGATGCGTGAGGCCGGCGCGGGCACCCTGCTCTTCACCAACGGCGCCGGCTCGGTCGACCCCATCCCGATGCTCGGCAACGTCAACCCCGCCCAGGCGGCGCTGCGCAACTGGGTGCTCAACCTGCACAAGGAACTGGCCGGCACCGGTATCCAGGCCGCGCACGTCGCCATCGGCGTGTGGATCGGCGCGGGCGGCCCTCCCGAAATCCCGACCGCCGAGGCCGAGGACATCGCCCCTCTCTACTGGGACCTGCACACCCAACGCGACGAAGCCGAGCGCGTCTTCACCGTCTGA
- a CDS encoding DoxX family protein, whose amino-acid sequence MNVFLWILQGVLAALFVAAGVTKSTQPREKLMSQLPWVSDVSTPVVRLIGVTELAGGLGLILPGAFDIATVLTPLAATGLAVIMVLAMGLHARRKEPQAIGFNAILLIVAAVIMWGRFGPYSF is encoded by the coding sequence ATGAACGTGTTCCTGTGGATCCTGCAGGGCGTCCTCGCCGCGCTGTTCGTGGCCGCCGGCGTCACCAAGTCCACCCAGCCCCGTGAAAAGCTCATGTCCCAGCTGCCGTGGGTCAGTGATGTCTCGACACCCGTGGTGCGTCTGATCGGCGTCACCGAACTCGCGGGCGGCCTCGGGCTGATCCTGCCGGGCGCTTTCGACATCGCCACCGTGCTCACCCCGCTGGCCGCCACCGGCCTGGCTGTGATCATGGTCCTGGCCATGGGCCTCCACGCCCGCCGCAAGGAGCCGCAGGCCATCGGGTTCAACGCGATCCTGCTCATCGTCGCCGCGGTCATCATGTGGGGCCGGTTCGGGCCCTACTCCTTCTGA
- a CDS encoding LLM class flavin-dependent oxidoreductase, which produces MELGIISLSDLQTDPTTGKLHDPGRRTREIVSYAIAADQAGLDVFGLGEHHSWDFAVANPAVPLAAIAQATSRIRLASAVAVLSTADPVRLHQDFASLDLISEGRTEIIAGRSAFIEAFRLFGVDLEDYDDVFAEKLRLLLAIRENPEHVTWRGRFRPAMDGLSVQPPPHQPQLPLWLGVGGTPSSVERAGRLGLPMALGLIGGDIRRARPLVEHYRAVGTAAGHPADRLRLGRSGHFYVGRTSQGARDDVFPFYKEYVRPKPPTGRGFHIGRTEFDAAAVPFGALMVGSPQEIIDKILAEREVLGIDRYMGQVDFGGMPAGMVHDSIELLATEIAPVIRRELAPAGRTGRSLTNS; this is translated from the coding sequence GTGGAACTGGGCATCATCTCCCTGTCCGACCTGCAGACCGACCCCACCACAGGAAAGCTGCACGACCCGGGGCGCCGCACCCGCGAGATCGTCTCCTACGCCATCGCCGCCGACCAGGCCGGCCTGGACGTCTTCGGTCTCGGCGAGCACCACAGCTGGGACTTCGCAGTCGCCAACCCCGCCGTCCCGCTGGCCGCGATCGCCCAGGCCACCAGCCGTATCCGCCTGGCCAGTGCCGTGGCGGTGCTGTCCACCGCCGATCCGGTCCGGCTGCACCAGGACTTCGCCTCCCTCGATCTGATCAGCGAGGGCCGTACCGAGATCATCGCGGGTCGCAGTGCGTTCATCGAGGCGTTCCGCCTGTTCGGCGTGGATCTCGAGGACTACGACGACGTGTTCGCGGAGAAGCTGCGGCTGCTGCTCGCGATCCGTGAGAACCCCGAACACGTCACCTGGCGCGGGCGGTTCCGCCCGGCCATGGACGGCCTGTCCGTCCAGCCCCCGCCCCACCAGCCGCAGTTGCCGCTGTGGCTCGGCGTGGGCGGCACCCCCTCCAGCGTGGAACGCGCCGGGCGCCTCGGCCTGCCCATGGCGCTCGGCCTCATCGGCGGGGACATCCGACGTGCCCGCCCCCTCGTCGAGCACTACCGCGCGGTCGGCACCGCAGCCGGCCACCCCGCCGACCGGCTGCGGCTCGGCAGATCCGGCCACTTCTACGTCGGCCGCACCTCCCAGGGGGCACGCGACGACGTCTTCCCCTTCTACAAGGAATACGTCCGCCCCAAGCCGCCCACCGGACGCGGCTTTCACATCGGACGCACCGAGTTCGACGCCGCAGCGGTACCGTTCGGCGCGCTGATGGTCGGCAGTCCCCAGGAGATCATCGACAAGATCCTCGCCGAACGCGAAGTGCTGGGCATCGACCGTTACATGGGCCAGGTCGACTTCGGCGGTATGCCCGCCGGGATGGTCCATGACTCGATCGAGCTTCTCGCCACCGAGATCGCCCCTGTCATCCGCAGGGAACTCGCCCCCGCCGGCCGGACCGGCCGCAGCCTGACAAACAGCTGA
- a CDS encoding nuclear transport factor 2 family protein, whose amino-acid sequence MPDRVADELAIRGLTAHFNHMVDQLRGADCAAAFTENGVLEAGPRHEGRAAIAAFFDAQAHGEPIDIGFGMTGHLFSTVHATTDNVITIEGDTATQTSYILVFRQVPRELARDGLYVITNRWHDRLVRTDAGWLFEHRTMHVLQTNANPDATAQDLRLPTHP is encoded by the coding sequence ATGCCCGACAGGGTCGCCGACGAGTTGGCCATCCGTGGCCTTACCGCACACTTCAATCACATGGTCGACCAGCTGCGCGGCGCCGATTGCGCCGCGGCCTTCACCGAGAACGGCGTACTCGAGGCGGGCCCGCGCCACGAGGGCAGAGCGGCCATCGCAGCCTTCTTTGACGCCCAGGCGCATGGAGAGCCCATCGACATTGGCTTCGGAATGACGGGACATCTCTTCTCTACCGTGCATGCCACCACCGACAACGTCATCACCATCGAGGGTGACACGGCGACCCAGACGTCGTACATCCTGGTGTTCCGCCAGGTCCCGCGTGAACTGGCGCGGGATGGGCTCTATGTCATCACCAACCGCTGGCATGATCGACTTGTCCGGACGGACGCCGGTTGGCTGTTCGAGCACAGGACCATGCACGTTCTCCAGACGAACGCGAACCCTGACGCCACGGCGCAGGATCTCAGGCTGCCGACACATCCGTGA